In Osmerus eperlanus chromosome 4, fOsmEpe2.1, whole genome shotgun sequence, the sequence GGGTCATGTGACAGCTATAAGTCAGCCAACCAATGGGACACAGAACAGCGCAACGAGGAGGAGTTGCACAAGAGGACAGTGGCCTTATACCCTATCCATGCCGACACACACtgtaagcacaaacacacaataaccACATTCACACGTGCACCAAGTGAGAAACAATATTTAGTTGATGCATTTATGTTGACCCTATGCAAATGCAGGTAAACAAATAAGTACATGTACACACGATCAAACGCACACAGATatattttatatacagtataaagacGATTAATATAGCCAGTCTCTACTCTGCGCCAAAGATCCCTGGGTTGTATTTTTGTCTGTTGGAATTGGGTAAGTTGAAAAACATGTTGGGACTTCCTGAAACCACAGCAAACTGCCAGttcactctctcaaacacacacacacaaacacacctttgtTCCTTCTGCTCACACCTACGTACTGTGGAATACCACATTAGATCATGTTGTAGACCAAgggtccccaaactttttttctGCGAGGGTCAGAtaattttcctttctttaaccctcgtgctgccttcgggtcacatgacccaaaggttcataacgaaccatcgttgtgtttacccaattttacccaatacaaaaacaaataaaaatattttttttttaaccttcgcaatgtggggggtctgagacagcccaacggttaaaagaaaatgcttcactttgtttttgtatgcggtaaagttgtcgcaatacgacggtgggtcacaatgactgatgggtcagaacgacccgaagataacacaagggttaatgtggggccgggtcggtctgtaacagaaaattacatgggctGGAGTaactaccagtattattgtggagattttattatgatattaaatgtatttattatgctagattagtttattattttgttatgcaccatacatccgtaaatatcaattggtatatagcctattaaaagagcattattactatcgtaatgaccttttttcatattcattgctatggaaatcttttttttttcttatgtaTGCAAAATTAATCAGTGtgaactttaaaaaaaaacaaaacaaaaaaattgtctctggcattgttcagaggtcCGGTCCAAATGCGTGGGCGGGCCGTATTCGGCCCGTgggccgtagtttggggacccctgttgTAGACTAAAATAATAACACAGCACAAAGACAGTTACAGTGAATAAAAGCCGATTAAAACCCAAAACCCAAGGTTTCTTCATAAAGATAATAACTAGAATAGAGAAGTCTGATCCAAACACTGCCTCCACCTCAGAGAAAAATACAAACAGGCCCATAAAAACAGGTACATGCCATCATAACAtttagattaaaaaaataaataccatTAGTTAATTTACTGTACATTTTAACATTtatatttaattcatttagcagatgtgttggagggccgcatcaatgataacttgaacttaattctgctcactattcattttctcccattgtaaaaagcagtaaagtttatattttgattagctgctactggttatcagaagaataaggatattctgtaaatatttatataaatattttacattttggTGTTGGTCAAATGAGAAAAGACTATagatgcagtatgttaaagatatgcaattgatcaactttatacaaaaagcaatactttttttcagttcattttgttctgtgatcaAGGTCTGCAgtttaactagcaaaccatcagcggcccgcgcccactgaatcagtcaagttcttattatgtccgcgttcgtTTTTTTCTTTAGTCCCTTAGTGCCAATTTaaattgtaatccttcaacacagcgacccATTCTCCACAAACCTGTTTCTGGCAAAAGGAGAACAAGCGATTCGTTCGtggagaggcagcggatgcgaggaggttaggtgcaccggtgcgacctaggaaaatttgttgtcgcacccgtacaaattttggtcgcatagaGCCCTGATATACATTTCTTACTGTACGTTCGGCGCACAATTACATAGCAAAACTATTTTACTATATGATGACATTATGTCGGCTGAAAGCATCTCCTAGTTAGGATAGGATTTTTTCTATTTGTAGTGACCTCGTCCAATATTCAAAATCTTCTCAAATAAAGGACTTGGAAGGACGTGTGTTTTGTGGCTCTGATCTCTATCTCTGCTGGTGTGTTGTAGATGACCCTGACCTAGAGGAGTTCCAGCGGGAGTTAGAGGAGGCCAAACTGCAGACTAGTGTCCAGTGTACACCTATCCCAGGTAGGAGGATGACGAAGTAAATAACTGAAATGGATCTGGACTTGCAGTGGTATCCACTTTTCTTTGAGGTGCACTTTTCATTGAAGAGACCTTAAAGTGATACCTGAAATAAAAGAGAGGATCTTGAGTCAGATGTCAATATCAGCGTGAACTATTGGATGATGATGAACAGTGTCCGTGTTATTGAAGTTGTATGTCTTTGCCCTTCTTCtcgctttctctttttctctccctatctctccattGGTGTCTCTCTTTAAtcgttctgtctctcactctctctaacccggctcctctctctttgactcctcctttctctgcctcttcccCTCAGGTCCATTCCGTCCTTGTGATTCTCTGCTAGGCAGCTGGCTGGTGCGTGTAGGCTTGTGGTCCATCTCCCTGGTGTCTCTCCTGGGAAACGCtctcctgctcctgtctctcttcggCTCAGCGGgctacctctcccccctccgctTCACCGTGGCCTGCATGGGGGCGTCCAACCTCCTGACAGGCGTGTGCACCTGCACGCTGGCCCTGGTCGATGCCCTGACCATGGGTGAGTTTGGTCGCCACGGCGCCCGCTGGGAAGGCGGGCCCGGTTGCCAGGCGACAGGCTGGGTGTGGGTGTTTGCGTCCGAGGCCAGCGTGCTGCTGCTGACCCTGGCCGCCGTGCAGTGCGGCGTGAGCGTCACGTGCGCACGCGCCTGCCGCAAGTCTCCCTCTCTGGGCGGCGTGCGCACGTGCACGCTATtctgcctcaccctctcccttgcGCTGGCGTCCCTCCCCCTGGCCGGCGTGGGAGAGTacggctcctcccccctctgtttgccctcccccctcccccccccggccACTCGCTCCACAGTTGCGCTCGGCTTTCCTCTGGCCCTCATCATGATGAACACCTTGTGTCTGCTGATAGTGACCGGCTCCTACATCCGCCTCTACTGGGAGTTGCTGAGGGGGGAGTGTGAGGGTCTGTGGGACTGTGCCATGATCAAACACGTGGCTTGGCTCATCTTCACCAACAGCCTGCTCTACATACCCGtagccttcctctccctctgctccctacTGGGTCTACTCCCTCTGGGCGAGGAGATGCTCAAATcagtcctcctactcctccaacCTCTCCCTTCTTGCCtcaaccccctcctcttcctcctcttcactcGTGACCACACCCAGTTCCTGCTCTGGCCCCGCCCCAAGGTACGCTTGCAGCTGCGCCGCAACTGCACCCTCGACTCGCTGGTGTCCGTGGAAACCGAAAAGAGTTCATGCTCCAACTCGTCCACCCAGTCTCTCACCGAGGGTGACGCCCTCTATGCCAGGGGCTCCAGCCGGCTGGAGCCAATCCGATTTTCCCACTGCtcgtccacttcctcctcctcgtcggtGCCTCTCATCCCCTGCCAGACGCCCTCTCCCAGCGTGCGCGACAGAGAGGAACATAGGAGGCGCTGTGAAAGATGACAGTTTCCTGAAGATGAGTAACCATGAGACCAACACAAAGCCTTGTCCGCTCTATCACAGTGcttacccccccctctctccctgacctgTCTGGTCAGGGAGAGAGGCCTGGCTGACTGATTATATGGCGttatggctgactggctgggacCCTATGGAATTGGACCATCAAATAACAACAGCAAAGACTATATGGGTCCCTTCAAACTGGGGCCACAGAAACAGTGAGTGAATACACCACTCACTAATTGTCCCTAACAGTACAGAGTACAGCCCAAAGTGCCTTTAATAGTCCATTGAGGGAGAAGACCCAAATTAATCGAAACTCAACGTCAAGACATCTGGAAAACGGATCAAATGAGGAATTCAAAGATGCAGACAAGTCTGTTTAGTAAAGCACAAATTAGAGCCAGGTACTATGCAGTGTAGTAAACTGCATGGTActcaacacaaagctcccaCCAGAACACAAAGcacccaccagaatgggagctttgtgtttgtaaatctgagtataaaccgtACTGGAATATATGCCGGGAACAATGAtgcaagcaatgcacgagtataggcgatcttacagcatgccgttgcaacacacttcgaaaacgaaagtaagtgcgtaatgtatgttttctattgcccgggattaactaatatttacctttagccgcgtgagttctaaatatttccgacgacCCCCAAAGcgtaagttatttttccgaaacggtagctagctggCTTTAGTGAGCTTCTGcgctaagttagctagcataatactcgtagcaatgctactaccatgctagtgttacttgttagccttctcattagtacattttgaagcctgttttgttataaaaacgttctataagccgcttcgaaatataagcctcaccaccacaagaaacaagtaaaatcggggtataaaccgctgctttatttccgaaaaatacggtaatctTAGCGTGTAATTTAGCGTTAATATCAACAGAGCGGTATGGAGCTGACATTAGCTAACGTTGATGTAACATAACATTATTTGCTACATAGTTTTATGTGGCCTGTCTCGTCACTGCATCACAAGCAATTCCACGATTCCGAGACTACAACACTCATAGTCTACTATACCATGGACAACATTGGTTAGCAAGGGTTCTTTCATACACTTCTTTATTAGAGCAGATGGTGGTCTAGcgaaagatgaaattatagatGCATAGAACATGGTTAGATTAAAATATCAGCTATATAGCCTATCAGGAGAGGATATTTCATGGCTGCATTATAAGGCAGGTTTGGAAAGCAAAGCAAAAACTGTAGCAGTCTAAATCTTCCCTCAGAGAACTTAAGTGTTTAGGCTCTTAGTTTTAGTGATGTTATCTTCCAAAAAGCTTTGGTATAAACTGGGTGGTAAACAAAGTTGTCAGGTTTTTCTGGCCCTCGGACAGTTCTAGTGACTTCTATAGAAGCAATGCTGTACAGCCAGATCAAGTTGTCTTATAGACTGAATGGGATGTAGCTTGGGTCCTTCTACAGACTGTTAGAATAGCTAATGTACATACAATGTAACTACCTCTGAACTAACATGTTATTGTTTAATTATATCCCATTGTTATGTCTCTCCTTGTTTTATGATCTTAAAATAATTATATGATTACATTTAAGAAAATAAACCCCTTTAGTTTGTAAAAACAGACTTAATATTTTGTATGTATAtaatttgtttaaaatgtataaaagattGTTTGAATAAAATGAATAGCGTAATCTGTTATGTTAGAAAAGATGATTTATCCGTATTATATGGATTTCCTACTTACAACCATGTGACAGCGCAAGCACATAGTGATATATGGTATGCTCTATGCAGAATGTCAAATGAGCCTTCACAAATGAGCAATGAATGCACTGTTAAAggcaaatatatttatttttctttatttgaaTTTTTGATATAAGGAGGAACATAGCTAAGAAAGGTAATTAAGAGTGTCCATGTATAAATCTGTGAATTCATCTTGAGAACAATTGAACACATAAAAAAGACAAACCAGAAGAATCCATACCCAAACGAAAcagaacagtaaaaaaaaaaaaaaaaaagtgatccAGTGAGGTGTGACCTCACTGGatctacacacaccctctcttggGTTCCTGAGGCCCCACCCCTGGCTGCTCCTGCCCACTCGGGGTGTCTCTCTTCCGGGACAGCGACTTCTCTTCCTTTTTGCCATCCTCCTTTGACTCTACTACtccctgcacacaaacacatggaccTGTATCAAATtctgtgtcaaagtaaaaaTCCACTAATGAATTAAGTTGAACTTAAAGAttccatgacatgctgttttttggatgcttttatataggccttagtggtcccctaatactgtatctgaagtctcttttccGAAAttacagaattacagccactacgagcagtcccacaatgagctttcttCAGGAtgtgccgtttctgtgtctgtagctttaaatgctatgaggaagcaAGAGgcagggctaactgccatgcttctgTCGTTTgtaagccatgatgtctctcgaggaaaaaacaatatcgcgctcgcacggttgtatctcattttctcattggtgggccaaattctctgtgcgggcaaaaaagagaaaggggaggtaaccttcactcttatgacgacataagatTTCGAAAACCGAGtatttgagctttcattttctcaaaggtggagaagaatacccagggcttggtttacacctatcaaaattCCTATCCACTgcgggaccaaaggcaggctaggggaactcatattaatgttaaataacctcctaaagtgacattttcatgtcatgggacctttaaaggccatatggcaggttaatttttccaacgaatttgcgctatttgctagttggtaataaacatttaaactgtaatccattgtatttgatgttgttgggtgtcacaaaacggaatataatatgaaaaagtagctacttttgcaatgattcttctttcccccacaatgcattgcatgacgtcacgtACGACCGACCAAAGCCCCCAACGTGTTTACAACGTTGGGGACAATAATTAATTAGGGATGATCTTGGGGGGATTTCTAGGTGGGACTGGCaagttagcccatagctagcatgatgtCTTCTTTCTAGATAAGTTTACtggtagtacatttacattacatttacatttagtcattacaCTTATCCACTTCTTATCcatccctcaccgctcagccaactgactccctggtagtagtctacttatctgaactacagctaacaacatgattgtccgggacaagtggatttttttgtagggcagagAAATGTACCTGCGCCACTGGACAAGTATAAACTCAAactaaataaaatgccatgttactgtacttgcactggccagcttgcaaatactgaggatagcctaccgaagtggAGTTAGCCAacgtcgttagcgatgctagctaacgttagtttgctagctgtatataacatttcactgagtcttgcagctgtttgattgactgaaatgattatgaaatgttatgttctactagccatttgcctacttttgcaAGCCACAGTAtctccaagccctgatagtgtaactgagaagacgCAGTAATTCCtgtttcaagtaataagcccccgttcaagtgttgagcattaaattagctgcacggtctgtagagatattgggacgaagctgcaatacagtacataacagaaagtgtttcattctgcagaaattgtgtaaatgtttaatgtaacaaatacatttttttataacacctcaattgttatcatttgtataatattacagctcatcttcgttggtcaaaggcacaatctttacccggacgtgacttttgtgcatggaaaagtgaaacgtCAATGTAGggctacttgtccaaaggacaagtgcctcaaacatttaatgtcaggccctgaatgatcactgtcactacatataaagaaaacgttgactttcactcggtgctattcactgactgtaaaaaaaaaatgtatatgtgcactgttgttcgtagactagctccagagATAGTTGCTGCGTTGCTAAATGATACCAACTCAACAGGACActtcaccaactctccactcattctcctcggaccatccatttaatttgctttgacggccatcaggtctcggcaattcctcatttgccctctcatgtctacttggttcgaaattatacggctgcggccatcatacacattagtggtttttgccacctctgcttcatcccagtcagtcgccatagttctagtactaggctgaggcttctctcctccccgaCTCCCCAACGTGACATCATCGCCGATttgcgctaatatgctaatACTAACACCAAAAACGACAAAAACTCATCTTTAACAAcatttggagacaccatttggagatattttaaatgatacatatcttgagtgctatggaagcaaatcgttaccaaaattcaaatgcaaatgcatttccagaaatgcatttgcattttaagaatgtggctgcgttatttgactcataaatgaaattagtaatcaatcatcctatttacattttaattttcttcttcaagagtgctcaatctttcacttaattaaaatgaaaaagaaatagacatttgagatttaattttcaaaacatgccccagcaaatagataccaaaattcaatttgaaatgtaaaatttgaaaattaaaatgcatttccagaaatgcattttcattttaagaacgtggctgcaaaatcgtgaccacaattcaaattcaaatgcatttccagaaatgcattttcattttcaagaacgtggctgcaaaatcgtgaccacaattcaaattcaaatgcatttccagaaatgcattttcatttacatttattcatttagcagatcacaggtcattttcattttaagaacgtggctgcaaaatcgtgaccacaattcaaattaaaatgcatttccagaaatgcattttcattttaagaacgtggctgtaaaatcgtgaccacaattcaaattcaaatgcatttgcagaaatgcaaaatgaacgaaaaagcattctgagcggcgcagcagagtgacgtcagtagccgctcttcttcagctccctgctgaccgagctatccatcttgttcggtagggggcggtgtgcacatctgcattgcattacattgcaaatgtgccgggaaattgattgaattgccgggtctttagagcagcgttccccaaccggtgcccaccggtccgcggaccggtaccggtccgtgagtcatttcgtaccgggccgcacaaaaaagaattaataacattatttccttttaattgattatcagagtctgaaagacgttttattctgaaaaatgacctgattctctccttctccgcgggcctttcccctgagcaaaaaagctctgcaaagacgtgtgtttactcattttttagcaagtttgtgggctttattgaacggtatcatgcgcgtctcttactcttgacacatgacaagtgatagctaccactcaatgaagcctgtttgagacaacaactctatcggtgttttggatgaaggctatcctgagatcgccactaaagcactgaaaaccctgcttccatttccaacatcaagcgggattttctgccgtgacagcaatcaaacaacatTTTGGAATAAGCCTGAtcgaactggatataaggaacgcacttcgggtgtcactgtcgtagcttatagtcacacacaacagtgggactgacacatcgaaagctagctagtaacaatataacgatggaaaaccaggctaagaaacttaaatatgggtcaattgaaaaaacggctgtttattttacataaaactccaaaaactatttttcgcttaaatcagctaaactaggtgtggaagtcactaactaggatcacatcaaacccagaatgtacatgcattagcagcgcagctgtccagggcctatctttcctcccagtccgttctgccggtccgtgaaaatatgtcttacatgaaagcggtccgtgacgcaaaaaaggttggggaccgctgctttagaggacgcatcacagaccatggcgctccctcaaattgtgcaaacactgttagaattagctgaaaaggtagaatctaataatatatctgagtctgatgcccgtgaccgagtagaacaagtcatagagagcttggctgcatactctgccgtcacagatttacacattaatagtagctctgccactgttttattcattgtttgacatcaagttgctcagtctgtgatgtgtcctctaaagacccggcaattcaatcaatttcccggcacatttgcaatgtaatgcaatgcagatgtgcacaccgctccctaccgaacaagatgggtagctcggtcagcagggagctgaagaagagcggctactgacgtcactctgctgcgccgctcagaatgctttttcgttcattttgcatttctgcaaatgcatttgaatttgaattgtggtcacgattttacagccacgttcttaaaatgaaaatgcatttctggaaatgcatttgaatttgaattgtggtcacgattttgcagccacgttcttgaaaatgaaaatgcatttctggaaatgcatttgaatttgaattgtggtcacgattttgcagccacgttcttaaaatgaaaatgcatttctggaaatgcattttaattttcaaattttacatttcaaattgaattttggtatctatttgctggggcatgttttgaaaattaaatctcaaatgtctatttctttttcattttaattaagtgaaagattgagcactcttgaagaagaaaattaaaatgcaaataggatgattgattactaatttcatttatgagtcaaataatgcagccacattcttaaaatgcaaatgcatttctggaaatgcattttcatttgaattttggtaacaatttgcttccatagagtgctgccatatggcctttaaaaTCACACCTGGGCAGCATGGGAAATTCTTAATGGAGACACAGCACCCTCTTGTGCTTGGAAAGTGCCACTAGATTAGACTAGTGCGGTTGTATTGAAGTTATTTAGGAGCCTCCATATTTTTGGAATATGGAACTGGAACAAGTCTGGATTTCTTACTATGTTTTTTTGCATGGCGTGTTTCTGTGTCCATTTCCTGGCCTTATCCAGGTACAGCTGCTTGTTGTACTTGAATTCAGATGACTACAAGTAAAAGACAAAAATAGTCACTGGATAGTTTTTGGTGAAAACACAACCAAAACAACTGTGTATTTATGTGGGTGTCTTACTATATCGGCCATGAGGGGATCATCTGGGTTGGGTTCTGCCATCATCAGCTGAAGAAAAGTGAGGACCGTCGGGATGTTGAGGGAAGGCTTCCACGCACCCTGCATGAGAATGTTTAAGGAACGTTTTAAAATCTGAAACTCCCCTCCTTTACATCCTGAAGGAAAAATGCCttggacacactgcctgccgtGTAAGATCAAATAAAGGCACATACATTTATACAGACAATACAACAATCAGCACCCTACAAAcatgtgttttaaaaaccctgaGCATACAAGTGGGTTTGGCTTTGATGAGTAAGGAACAAGTGTGTTTGTGGCAACTGAGCCTACATTGGGGGACTTAAAACTATCTACcagaggggaggagctggtactCAGTTTGAGTGGGACCAGCAGATAACTCCATGTCTCGTTTACCTAAAATGGTCAACACAAATAAAACCATAGAACATTCCAGTACCTTGGGCGGTAGCTTGAGGGCGTCATGGCAGATGCGTCCAGCGTTGTCAATGTTGGGGTGGTATATAGGTGTCAGGTACCGGATTTGGGGAGGCTCAAATGGATACCTAAAGTGGAGGTAGATGATGATGCCATCTGCTAGTTCATTCAACATGAAATGTTTACACTATCACAGAGGGTGAGAATTCACGTTTACAGTCCATTGATAGGACAACTTACCTTTCGGGGACCTTGATCTCCAATAAGAAGACACCTCCTTCAAATGGAGTTCCCGACCCACCAATTATGTCTACCAAAGAAAGTTGCGAATTTCAGTAGGAGGgagtctcctacctcctcctccgatCATCTCCTTGTTCAGGTGATTAGGCAGTGTGCCGTGCATTTTCACGTTTCACTTACGCGCCCGGAGATCGtccatctgtccctctgtctgccaGCACATTATCCCTGGCGGAGGTTCGGTGGTTAGTAGCTGGAGCTCGCGCTTCAGACGAGAGATCTTCTGCATCCTTGTCTGATTTATCTGTGAAAAATGTATTAACCTTTTTGATTAAGCAACACAATAAACGTTCACACAAACGAATACGATGTGTTTTGCCACCCACGAAAGAATGTCATTTTGTAATAGCGAACTACACCACGAATACAAGACTGCTAATGCTACTTCAATTAacgttagcaagctagctaaactctTTGAAGCAGGCTGCATATATCACCAGCAAACATTACTTTCTGTTTGCAAGTCATCTCTTGTATCTCATACACGGACGTATTATTATCGACACACATTAGCGTATTCATTGGGTTCATAAAACCAGGGCTTACCTAGAAAGTTTTAGCCTATCGTTTCCAAACAAACTATAGCTACACACATAGCGCACTCGCAGCTTCGAATTTCCCACGTTGTACGTCATCTGAACTCGACCCTTCCTTGGCTCTATGCATTATGGGTGTGGTAGTTTTACCAGCAAAAATGAATGAACAGTCGAACCCCAACGGCAAGAGTGCAAATTTGCTACCTCATTCTTCCTCTAAACCTGGGCCGGAtccaggggggggctggggtgggctgcGCCCCCCCGGATTTCTGCCGCGCCCCCCCAGATTTCTGCCGCGCCCCCCCAAGCTCCTTCTGACTTCAGCCAAAATGGTTACATGTTGAAGCTGTGAAAAAGTCTGTTAGTGCTTTtaggctgcaaggtgaaccacgaaaagtcttttagaaaatgattcccgctccacagtctggcatctacacaatctttagctcataaaaaagaacgattcgtgctaagctaccaaaaaaaagtttgtcgctgaaattccagtcgattatcgttgcgtctatgttttatgcagaactagtttcttcagagcgtaataggattttggtggcacggtttgacacgtgatcgttctacaccaataaggtagctgctttttgtcaacatggatggatatgtttggcaaatagtggatgggaccttgcacttaacagaaattcggccctgacagtgttttgcatgtgatacactgcggctgcaaaagtgcgtgtgagacaggcagatgttcatgtttttctgcaggactgtgttgcacagacttatgtcgttgttgtaattgtgccaacacaaaataaacagaggaagtgggagataactgtcctgacactgacagtgaggactgagtgtccttaatcttttattccttattctgttttgtacagttttatatatcatatttcgtatttttcattacgattgtttttatggttgatcagtgttttcatttgtggaagaatgaatgttacaacaacgacataagtctgtctccccccccccaggttaatgtaatagcctagtttaataactaatgtaatattgcacatattttcgtactatttcccctaaagcaataaggttaggctacttagagaccttccactcataaagtatgttctaaatggcataaatgctgccaattattaattgacgtattaataattgacgttggtcagtagcctatcgattaaggtactcgaaagcatgtacactgtctgcttcatttg encodes:
- the ube2t gene encoding ubiquitin-conjugating enzyme E2 T isoform X1, with protein sequence MHRAKEGSSSDDVQRGKFEEINQTRMQKISRLKRELQLLTTEPPPGIMCWQTEGQMDDLRAHIIGGSGTPFEGGVFLLEIKVPERYPFEPPQIRYLTPIYHPNIDNAGRICHDALKLPPKGAWKPSLNIPTVLTFLQLMMAEPNPDDPLMADISSEFKYNKQLYLDKARKWTQKHAMQKNIGVVESKEDGKKEEKSLSRKRDTPSGQEQPGVGPQEPKRGCV
- the ube2t gene encoding ubiquitin-conjugating enzyme E2 T isoform X3, with amino-acid sequence MHRAKEGSSSDDVQRGKFEEINQTRMQKISRLKRELQLLTTEPPPGIMCWQTEGQMDDLRAHIIGGSGTPFEGGVFLLEIKVPERYPFEPPQIRYLTPIYHPNIDNAGRICHDALKLPPKGAWKPSLNIPTVLTFLQLMMAEPNPDDPLMADIGVVESKEDGKKEEKSLSRKRDTPSGQEQPGVGPQEPKRGCV
- the ube2t gene encoding ubiquitin-conjugating enzyme E2 T isoform X2; translation: MQKISRLKRELQLLTTEPPPGIMCWQTEGQMDDLRAHIIGGSGTPFEGGVFLLEIKVPERYPFEPPQIRYLTPIYHPNIDNAGRICHDALKLPPKGAWKPSLNIPTVLTFLQLMMAEPNPDDPLMADISSEFKYNKQLYLDKARKWTQKHAMQKNIGVVESKEDGKKEEKSLSRKRDTPSGQEQPGVGPQEPKRGCV